One region of Polaribacter pectinis genomic DNA includes:
- the thiL gene encoding thiamine-phosphate kinase, translated as MLEDKNTQKTSLAELGEFGLINHITQYFKIENSSTVKGIGDDAAVLDASEKQTLVTTDLLIEGVHFDLSYMPLKHLGYKAVMVNLSDVYAMNGFAEQITVSIAVSNRFPLEAIEELYAGIQLACNTYNVDLVGGDTTSSTKGILISVTAIGKVEKEDVVYRNTAKETDLIVVSGDLGAAYLGLQVLEREKQVFKVDPNNQPDLDNYTYLIERQLKPEARKDIAGILKELEVKPTSMIDISDGLSSELFHICTQSKVGCKVYEEKLPLDPQVISTCEEFELDSTMVALSGGEDYELLFTVPIAAFDKIKDNPNFSIIGHITAENQGLNLVTRANQEIELKAQGWNALKNE; from the coding sequence ATGTTAGAAGATAAAAATACACAAAAGACCTCATTAGCTGAACTTGGTGAGTTTGGCTTGATTAATCATATTACTCAATATTTTAAAATTGAAAATTCATCAACAGTTAAAGGTATTGGAGATGATGCAGCAGTTTTAGATGCATCAGAAAAACAAACTTTGGTTACAACAGATTTGTTAATTGAAGGTGTGCATTTCGATTTAAGTTACATGCCATTGAAGCACCTAGGATACAAGGCTGTAATGGTAAATTTATCTGATGTATATGCAATGAATGGTTTTGCAGAACAAATTACGGTTTCAATTGCGGTTTCTAATCGTTTTCCTTTAGAAGCTATTGAAGAATTGTATGCAGGAATTCAATTGGCTTGTAATACATATAATGTTGATTTAGTTGGTGGAGACACAACATCATCTACTAAAGGAATTTTAATTTCTGTAACAGCGATTGGTAAAGTTGAAAAAGAAGATGTTGTCTATAGAAACACAGCCAAAGAAACTGATTTAATTGTAGTTTCTGGAGATTTAGGTGCAGCATATTTAGGTTTGCAAGTTTTAGAAAGGGAGAAACAAGTTTTTAAGGTAGATCCAAATAATCAGCCAGATTTAGACAATTATACCTATTTAATTGAAAGACAGTTAAAACCTGAAGCTAGAAAAGATATTGCTGGAATTTTAAAAGAATTAGAAGTTAAACCAACTTCTATGATAGATATTTCTGACGGACTTTCCTCGGAACTTTTTCATATTTGTACACAAAGTAAAGTAGGTTGTAAGGTGTATGAAGAGAAGTTACCTTTAGATCCACAAGTTATTTCTACTTGTGAAGAATTTGAGTTAGATTCTACAATGGTTGCTTTAAGTGGTGGTGAAGATTACGAACTTTTATTTACAGTGCCAATTGCTGCTTTTGATAAAATAAAAGACAACCCAAATTTTTCTATTATTGGACATATTACTGCAGAAAACCAAGGTTTAAATTTGGTTACAAGAGCCAACCAAGAAATTGAGTTAAAAGCACAAGGTTGGAATGCTTTGAAAAATGAATAA
- a CDS encoding DsbA family oxidoreductase, with protein MKKSIKIDIVSDVVCPWCTIGYKRLEKAIAELGIQDQIEIEWQPFELNPNMPAEGQNVQEHIAEKYGATLEQQKESQKQMVAAGAELGFTFDYFDDMRMANTFNAHLLLEYAKEFDKQTDLKMQLTKAFFTERKDVSKEDVLREALLEVGLNAEEALTKLYNEEARKEVRAKQNYWKNLGVNSVPTIVLNNKSAITGAQPVDVFKQILSEAIKENN; from the coding sequence ATGAAAAAGTCAATAAAAATAGATATTGTTTCCGACGTTGTTTGTCCTTGGTGCACTATTGGATACAAACGTTTGGAAAAAGCAATCGCAGAATTGGGTATTCAAGATCAGATAGAAATTGAATGGCAACCTTTTGAGCTAAATCCTAACATGCCTGCAGAAGGACAAAACGTACAAGAACATATTGCAGAAAAATATGGTGCTACTCTTGAACAACAAAAAGAATCGCAAAAGCAAATGGTAGCAGCTGGTGCTGAACTTGGTTTTACATTTGATTATTTTGACGACATGCGAATGGCAAATACTTTTAACGCCCATCTTTTATTAGAATATGCAAAAGAATTCGATAAACAAACCGATTTAAAAATGCAATTAACAAAAGCCTTTTTTACCGAACGAAAAGATGTATCAAAAGAAGATGTTTTAAGAGAAGCTTTATTAGAAGTTGGGTTAAATGCTGAAGAAGCTTTAACTAAATTATACAACGAAGAAGCACGCAAAGAGGTAAGAGCTAAACAAAACTATTGGAAAAATCTAGGAGTTAATTCTGTACCTACAATTGTGCTTAATAATAAAAGTGCTATTACAGGTGCACAACCTGTAGATGTATTCAAGCAAATTCTTTCTGAAGCAATTAAAGAAAATAACTAA
- a CDS encoding carboxymuconolactone decarboxylase family protein: MTTLKIHNIETAPEGSKASLENSQKTYGMIPGLHGVLAGAPGILEAYKTIHQLFVDSSFNNDELTVVWQTINVEHECHYCVPAHTGIAKMMKVDDAISEALRNETPLESPKLEALRTFTLKIVRNRGHVTQEDLNAFYAVGYNETQVLEIILGLSQKTISNYVNHIANTPVDAGFKKFAWSKENTKA, translated from the coding sequence ATGACAACATTAAAAATTCACAATATTGAAACTGCGCCAGAAGGAAGCAAAGCATCATTAGAAAATTCTCAAAAAACATACGGAATGATTCCCGGTTTACATGGGGTTTTAGCAGGAGCTCCAGGTATTTTAGAGGCCTATAAAACCATTCATCAACTTTTTGTAGATTCTTCATTTAATAATGACGAATTAACAGTTGTGTGGCAAACCATTAACGTAGAACATGAATGTCATTATTGTGTTCCTGCTCATACAGGTATTGCAAAAATGATGAAAGTAGATGATGCTATTTCAGAAGCTTTACGAAATGAAACACCACTTGAAAGTCCTAAATTAGAAGCGTTACGTACATTTACGTTAAAAATTGTTCGTAATCGAGGGCATGTTACACAAGAAGATTTGAATGCATTTTATGCAGTTGGTTATAACGAAACTCAAGTGTTGGAAATTATTTTAGGATTATCTCAAAAAACAATTAGTAATTATGTAAACCATATTGCTAATACTCCTGTAGATGCAGGATTTAAAAAGTTTGCTTGGTCTAAAGAAAATACGAAAGCTTAA
- a CDS encoding TetR/AcrR family transcriptional regulator produces MARKKQYIEEEVIDKAMHLFWRNGYENTSMQMLEKEMGINKFSIYSSFGNKHGLFLESLKSYNSKRKAMFDKFKNASNGVEDIKQFFYDSVAVCNEKGNEKGCLVTNTYNEFSTSEDELVNNQINSFMDNLKRLFIEKLKIDSSKDEETINKEANFLVLAKHGLAAATRVNNKEEIEDYIEMTFKNI; encoded by the coding sequence ATGGCTAGAAAAAAACAATATATAGAAGAAGAAGTTATTGACAAAGCAATGCATTTGTTTTGGCGAAACGGCTATGAAAATACATCTATGCAAATGCTTGAAAAAGAAATGGGCATAAATAAGTTTTCTATATATTCTAGTTTTGGTAATAAACATGGTTTGTTTTTAGAAAGTTTAAAAAGCTACAATTCTAAAAGAAAAGCAATGTTCGATAAATTTAAAAATGCTTCTAATGGCGTTGAAGATATTAAACAGTTTTTTTATGATTCTGTAGCCGTTTGTAATGAAAAAGGCAACGAAAAAGGTTGTTTAGTAACAAACACATATAATGAGTTTTCTACAAGTGAAGACGAACTAGTAAACAACCAGATTAACTCATTTATGGATAATCTAAAAAGATTATTTATAGAAAAATTAAAAATAGATTCTTCTAAAGATGAAGAAACAATAAATAAAGAAGCTAACTTTTTAGTTTTAGCAAAACATGGTTTAGCTGCTGCAACAAGAGTTAATAACAAAGAAGAAATAGAAGATTATATTGAAATGACATTCAAAAATATTTAA
- a CDS encoding DinB family protein, producing the protein MKRILIFSLIILFASCKSKTKTAQTDFIKDYLERLENSRKYLVLVAEEMPEDKYGFKATPESMSFAENLMHITWAMDWHCQSLLGERKARDWNTDNTLKVASKSKDEMIATINKTFDETIKFIKEFDTSKFNNRLDYLGLDRSKRQILLLLSDHITHHRAQILVYLRLNGIKPPRYVLYQ; encoded by the coding sequence ATGAAACGCATCTTAATTTTCTCCTTAATCATTCTATTTGCATCTTGTAAATCCAAAACAAAAACAGCACAAACGGATTTTATAAAAGATTATTTAGAAAGATTAGAAAACTCTAGAAAATATTTAGTTTTAGTTGCTGAAGAAATGCCAGAAGACAAATATGGTTTTAAAGCAACACCAGAATCTATGAGTTTTGCAGAAAATTTAATGCATATTACTTGGGCAATGGATTGGCATTGTCAGTCTTTATTAGGAGAAAGAAAAGCAAGAGATTGGAACACAGACAACACTTTAAAAGTAGCAAGTAAATCGAAAGATGAAATGATTGCAACCATCAATAAAACTTTTGATGAAACCATAAAATTTATAAAAGAATTTGATACTTCTAAATTTAACAATCGTTTAGATTATTTAGGTTTAGATAGAAGTAAAAGACAAATTTTATTGCTACTTTCAGACCATATTACGCATCATAGAGCTCAAATTTTGGTCTATTTAAGATTGAATGGAATAAAGCCTCCAAGATATGTTTTGTATCAATAA
- a CDS encoding PLP-dependent transferase gives MQNNKLPNYIKNVLENIPKDWLHLTTHRLDIYNEELAKTEFINQFEALFNTNNFDNSALKELPTAYDYIRLGHPLSCVLEWLIASLHDLNSENIISFSSETMPVLAILRTNLLANKRTRILYSEKLPESFNAEILKSVYGYQFELKQIENASDVSEFDGSTIFIAEQSKISTQNLHSNIDFYINIYKNLGSILLINGQENESYIPDIQHVRRRETIAMTPSNCLIALESLVENTPFINNIDDFETNKKSVLNSIKNVTETTLKPLVGSSGLSIQYAIMMGLIHHAQENHPEKAIKFIVPPNCYGGTNDQARRVASCDANVEVVDLPVDGDNDMVQSINTVLEKIANEDAIPYIIAEIPTNPRVEVPDLIKLKEALSKERTNANGEIAIDPVFILDQTFCPNVHFLGEGEILSKVRTISYASGSKFPSGGKCTAGYVVGNNKTANLMEKIEIHLNLCDNEATDIQMEILAKQMPSMNQRIKDAYRNTREFVNFIHETLPEAKINFVSEELAEQGFTPSVFSLDLPTKGNSAEEKEEYKRELNHKLINLMITEIPNESKYCVSYGQLKGCYWTIPATSTQGTTKEGDKDYIARVSLSPDLDLDLHEKVFLEFVEGI, from the coding sequence ATGCAAAACAATAAATTACCCAATTATATAAAAAACGTGTTAGAAAATATACCAAAAGATTGGCTACATCTAACGACACACAGATTAGATATTTATAATGAAGAATTGGCAAAAACCGAATTTATAAATCAATTTGAAGCTTTATTTAACACTAATAATTTTGATAATTCTGCTCTGAAAGAATTACCAACAGCGTATGATTATATTCGATTAGGACATCCTTTATCTTGTGTTTTAGAATGGTTAATTGCAAGTTTACATGATTTAAACTCTGAAAACATCATTAGTTTTTCATCTGAAACAATGCCTGTTTTGGCGATTTTGAGAACGAATTTATTGGCGAATAAAAGGACTCGAATTTTATATTCAGAAAAGTTGCCAGAATCTTTTAATGCAGAAATTTTAAAAAGTGTTTATGGCTATCAATTTGAATTGAAACAGATTGAAAATGCTTCAGATGTATCTGAATTTGATGGAAGTACCATTTTCATTGCAGAACAAAGTAAAATTTCTACGCAAAATCTACATTCAAACATCGATTTTTACATCAATATTTATAAAAATTTAGGAAGTATTTTATTGATAAATGGACAAGAAAATGAATCTTATATTCCCGATATTCAGCATGTAAGAAGAAGAGAAACTATTGCAATGACGCCTTCTAATTGTTTAATTGCATTAGAATCTTTGGTTGAAAATACGCCTTTTATAAATAATATTGATGATTTTGAAACGAATAAAAAGAGTGTTTTAAATTCCATTAAAAATGTTACAGAAACTACGTTAAAACCTTTGGTGGGTTCAAGTGGTTTGTCTATTCAATATGCAATTATGATGGGTTTAATTCATCATGCACAAGAAAATCATCCAGAAAAAGCCATTAAATTTATTGTTCCGCCAAATTGTTATGGAGGTACAAACGACCAAGCAAGACGTGTTGCTTCTTGTGATGCAAATGTGGAAGTTGTGGATTTGCCAGTTGATGGCGATAATGATATGGTTCAGAGCATCAATACAGTTTTGGAGAAAATCGCCAACGAAGATGCAATTCCTTATATAATTGCTGAAATTCCAACGAATCCACGAGTTGAAGTTCCGGATTTAATCAAATTAAAGGAAGCTTTAAGCAAAGAACGTACAAATGCAAATGGCGAAATTGCGATTGACCCTGTTTTTATTTTGGATCAAACTTTTTGCCCAAATGTTCATTTTTTAGGCGAAGGCGAAATTCTTTCTAAAGTTAGAACGATTTCTTATGCAAGTGGTTCTAAATTTCCAAGTGGAGGAAAATGTACTGCTGGCTATGTTGTTGGAAACAATAAAACAGCAAATTTAATGGAGAAAATAGAAATCCACCTAAATCTTTGTGATAATGAGGCCACAGATATTCAAATGGAAATCTTGGCAAAACAAATGCCTTCAATGAACCAAAGAATTAAAGATGCGTATAGAAATACACGTGAATTTGTCAATTTTATTCATGAAACGTTACCAGAAGCGAAAATAAATTTTGTGTCAGAGGAATTAGCAGAACAAGGTTTTACACCTTCAGTTTTTTCTTTGGATTTACCAACAAAAGGAAATTCTGCTGAAGAAAAGGAAGAATATAAACGAGAACTGAATCATAAATTAATCAATTTAATGATTACTGAAATTCCTAATGAGAGTAAGTATTGTGTAAGTTACGGGCAACTAAAAGGTTGTTATTGGACAATTCCTGCAACCTCAACTCAAGGAACTACAAAAGAAGGCGATAAAGATTATATTGCAAGAGTTTCGCTTTCTCCAGATTTGGATTTAGACCTTCATGAAAAAGTGTTTTTGGAGTTTGTGGAAGGGATTTAA
- a CDS encoding serine hydrolase domain-containing protein: MNKTPFIILFLLLSNILVSQNLDAEIDKLYQVKNNEPGFSVAVFKGDKIIVEKQYGSSNLDYDIPVTNKTVFDIGSIAKQFTATAILLLEHQEKLSIKDLANKYIENLPRYKKGNPTIEHLLNQTSGIKEVDPYLEVCDINWRDYIKPAMVTNIITNIDELNFSPGEYFYYTNANYILLASIIEKASGMSYEDYLQKNIFKPLKMNNTIVNTDVYRTIKNRAIGYMEDEGQFYKTHKYGLFYVGDGQILTNPEDMFQWHLNIKNSTIGTLEIWKKMNTKAKLNDGTIINFGLGVEFEMYKGYKAMGFDGMIKSGFVSKYLYFPELDLAFFTTQNTYDSDFEDRFFKLIDLYIPKKQPKEENTASNKTINLTNKELEQYEGSYIYYYNDDDRKANTIKVKNKKLQVLTLDGDKITELIPIGNHRFLFGENDKSIVEFSFIGNQKQFTYDDLDNEKPMLFKTFTPYEHLEKELKEYEGQYFNEDFQISKKLQLENGKLYYHYKNGAWKKEMSSLSKDLLEISISPIEFIRTDKNEIKEFKIMGLSFKKI, translated from the coding sequence ATGAATAAAACACCTTTTATTATACTATTTCTTTTACTCTCGAATATTCTTGTTTCCCAGAATTTAGATGCTGAAATTGATAAATTATATCAAGTTAAAAATAACGAACCAGGATTTTCTGTTGCAGTATTTAAGGGAGATAAAATTATTGTTGAAAAACAATATGGAAGTTCTAATCTTGATTATGACATTCCTGTAACAAATAAAACAGTTTTTGATATAGGTTCAATAGCCAAACAATTTACTGCAACAGCAATTTTATTATTAGAACATCAAGAAAAATTATCTATAAAAGATTTAGCCAATAAATATATTGAAAACCTTCCAAGGTATAAAAAAGGAAATCCAACTATTGAGCATTTGCTAAACCAAACAAGTGGCATAAAAGAGGTTGACCCTTATCTTGAAGTGTGTGATATTAATTGGAGAGATTACATAAAACCAGCAATGGTAACTAATATAATTACAAACATAGATGAGCTCAACTTTTCGCCAGGAGAATACTTTTATTACACCAATGCAAACTATATTTTATTAGCTTCTATTATAGAAAAAGCTTCAGGAATGTCTTATGAAGACTACTTACAAAAAAATATTTTTAAGCCACTTAAAATGAACAACACCATTGTAAACACAGATGTTTATAGAACAATTAAAAATCGAGCAATTGGTTATATGGAAGATGAAGGTCAGTTTTATAAAACACATAAATACGGTTTATTTTATGTTGGAGATGGACAAATACTAACCAATCCAGAAGATATGTTTCAATGGCATCTAAATATTAAAAATTCAACTATAGGAACACTCGAAATCTGGAAAAAAATGAACACCAAAGCCAAATTGAATGATGGAACTATTATAAATTTTGGTTTAGGAGTAGAATTTGAAATGTATAAAGGTTATAAAGCAATGGGGTTTGATGGTATGATTAAAAGTGGTTTTGTTTCAAAATACCTTTATTTTCCAGAACTAGACCTTGCATTTTTCACTACTCAAAATACTTATGATTCGGATTTTGAAGACCGTTTTTTTAAACTAATTGACTTATACATTCCTAAAAAACAACCCAAAGAAGAAAATACAGCAAGTAATAAGACAATAAATCTTACAAATAAAGAACTAGAACAATATGAAGGTTCTTATATATATTATTATAATGATGATGACCGAAAAGCAAACACGATAAAAGTAAAAAATAAAAAATTACAAGTTTTAACATTAGATGGCGATAAAATTACAGAGTTAATTCCAATAGGTAATCATAGGTTTTTGTTTGGCGAAAATGATAAATCTATTGTAGAGTTTAGTTTTATTGGTAACCAGAAACAGTTTACTTATGACGATTTAGACAATGAAAAACCAATGCTTTTTAAAACTTTTACACCTTATGAACATTTAGAAAAGGAACTAAAAGAATATGAAGGGCAATATTTTAACGAAGATTTTCAAATTAGCAAAAAACTTCAATTAGAAAACGGGAAACTATATTATCATTATAAAAATGGTGCTTGGAAAAAAGAAATGAGTTCTCTTTCAAAAGATTTATTAGAAATATCAATAAGTCCAATTGAATTTATTAGAACGGATAAAAATGAAATCAAAGAATTTAAAATTATGGGATTGTCATTTAAAAAGATATAA
- a CDS encoding class I SAM-dependent methyltransferase, translated as MNNQEPFWNKLSKNYDKKAKDEAYHSIIKKSKKYFKKSDVMLDFACATGLYAVEFANDVSEIEAFDISSEMIKIAKSKAVENQINNISFSQTTLDNKKFKRASFNTVLALNILLYFKDCENVLNRMNYLLKPNGLMITSTACLKEKRTFIGILSSCIIFILKKLKILPYLRFFTRKELEEKIESCGFKIIETAILIDKPATEYYIVAQKIN; from the coding sequence ATGAATAATCAAGAACCTTTTTGGAATAAACTCTCTAAAAATTACGATAAAAAAGCGAAAGATGAAGCTTATCATTCAATCATCAAAAAAAGTAAAAAATACTTTAAGAAAAGTGATGTTATGCTAGATTTTGCTTGTGCAACAGGTTTATATGCTGTTGAATTTGCAAATGATGTAAGCGAAATAGAAGCTTTTGATATTTCATCTGAAATGATAAAAATTGCAAAAAGTAAAGCTGTTGAAAATCAAATTAATAACATCTCTTTTTCACAAACAACACTTGATAATAAAAAGTTTAAAAGAGCAAGTTTTAATACTGTTTTAGCATTAAATATATTACTCTATTTTAAAGATTGTGAAAATGTTTTAAACAGAATGAACTATTTACTAAAACCTAATGGTTTAATGATTACTTCTACAGCTTGCTTAAAAGAAAAAAGAACATTTATTGGCATTTTATCTAGTTGCATTATTTTCATTTTAAAAAAACTAAAAATCTTACCTTATTTAAGGTTTTTCACAAGAAAAGAATTAGAAGAAAAAATTGAAAGTTGTGGGTTTAAAATTATTGAAACAGCTATTTTAATTGATAAACCAGCCACAGAATATTATATAGTTGCGCAAAAAATTAATTAA
- a CDS encoding Crp/Fnr family transcriptional regulator translates to MENTLVEMMSNFMDLNDIEKEAILEAFPIKTFEKGTDLLKEGQIAKDAFVVIKGCIREYSIKDGEEITSEFYTEMQSAVNFDSMANKKPSKYYFTCTEETTVAIMNAEKENALYKKYPRFGEVCRVEMEKVLGSHQENLSKFKNSTPKERYLNLLENRPNLLQKVPQYQLASYLGMKPETLSRIRKKIATKE, encoded by the coding sequence ATGGAAAATACTTTAGTTGAGATGATGTCTAATTTTATGGATTTAAACGACATCGAAAAAGAAGCAATTTTAGAAGCTTTCCCCATTAAAACATTTGAAAAAGGAACAGACTTGCTAAAAGAAGGGCAAATTGCAAAAGATGCTTTTGTTGTTATTAAAGGTTGTATAAGAGAATATTCGATAAAAGATGGAGAAGAAATAACTTCAGAATTTTATACTGAAATGCAATCTGCTGTTAATTTTGATAGTATGGCAAATAAAAAACCTTCTAAATATTATTTTACTTGCACAGAAGAAACTACTGTAGCAATTATGAATGCTGAAAAAGAAAATGCTTTGTATAAAAAATACCCTAGATTTGGAGAAGTATGTCGTGTGGAAATGGAGAAAGTTTTGGGTTCTCATCAAGAAAATTTATCAAAATTTAAAAATTCAACACCAAAAGAAAGGTATTTAAATCTATTAGAAAACAGACCTAATTTGCTTCAAAAAGTGCCACAATATCAGTTGGCAAGTTATCTTGGTATGAAACCAGAAACTTTAAGTAGAATTCGTAAAAAAATAGCTACAAAAGAGTAG
- a CDS encoding alpha/beta fold hydrolase, which yields MQKSITFKNANISFSDEGKGTAVVLIHGFLENSTMWKDIISEISKRNRVITIDLLGHGKTECIGYSHSMELFAETVEAVLKHLRIRRSILIGHSLGGYVALAFAEKNPQKVKGLCLMNSTSNEDDEERKNLRLRANKMIQNNFTNMVRMSFSNLYGEESRIKFKEEMKSALHEALQTPIQGYIAGQEGMRIRPNRNHVLAENDFKKLIIIGKKDPVLNFDLSLAEAKKTNSEVVVFNDGHMSHIENKLELIEALKSFVKK from the coding sequence ATGCAAAAATCAATCACTTTTAAAAACGCGAACATTTCTTTTTCTGATGAAGGAAAAGGAACTGCAGTTGTCTTAATTCACGGTTTTTTGGAGAATTCTACTATGTGGAAAGACATAATTTCTGAAATTTCTAAAAGAAATAGAGTAATTACCATTGATTTATTAGGTCATGGAAAAACAGAATGTATTGGGTATTCTCATTCTATGGAATTGTTTGCAGAAACTGTTGAAGCCGTTTTAAAACATCTAAGAATCAGGAGATCTATTTTAATCGGGCATTCTTTGGGTGGTTATGTTGCATTGGCTTTTGCAGAAAAAAATCCGCAGAAAGTAAAAGGTTTGTGTTTAATGAATTCCACTTCCAATGAAGATGATGAAGAACGTAAAAATTTACGTTTACGTGCCAACAAAATGATTCAGAATAACTTTACAAACATGGTTAGAATGTCTTTTTCTAATTTGTATGGCGAAGAAAGTAGAATCAAATTTAAAGAGGAAATGAAATCGGCATTGCATGAAGCTTTACAAACTCCAATTCAAGGATATATTGCAGGACAAGAAGGCATGAGAATTCGCCCAAATAGAAATCATGTTTTAGCAGAAAATGACTTTAAAAAGCTGATAATTATTGGTAAAAAAGATCCTGTTTTAAATTTTGATTTGTCTTTAGCTGAAGCTAAAAAAACAAATTCTGAAGTTGTTGTTTTTAATGATGGACACATGAGTCATATTGAAAATAAATTGGAATTAATTGAAGCTTTAAAGAGTTTTGTAAAAAAATAA
- a CDS encoding serine hydrolase — translation MKFIKGFIFAFLLSSTVISAQIQDKKLDKLIQETLTTFDVPGISVGILKDGEIVYAKGYGVRSLTTKKDMNENTLVGVASNSKGFTCFALAMMVDEGKLNWDDKVRKHIPEFQLYDAWVTQEFTVRDLVTHRSGMALGAGDLMFFPEGNDFTVTDVINNVKHLKPESSFRSKFAYNNNMFIIAGEVLKRVSGLSWEEFIEQKIMKPVGMNNSKASYNRVTNRTNIIDAHTRTEGKVIQIPHDWSETANAAGGIVSNVKDMLTWAKFLMNDAVTSDEKRLLSSNQFHELWQLQTPLKVGKNDWYNSNFRGYGLGWFLTDVKGGHKQVYHTGGLLGTVTQFTMIPDLDLGIIVLTNQMNGNAFNTITNTIKDSYLGYKDRNWIKTYGDRNANYLKYNDSIKASVYKKVSLAKNNKSLPKPSQIVGTYNDAWFGDVIISFDGNTYTIKSKRSTDISGELLPYNHTTYVAKWNNRSFDADVFVNFTFDEKGNATNAVMKFVAPITDFSFDFEHLNLKKVN, via the coding sequence ATGAAATTTATAAAAGGATTCATTTTCGCTTTTCTGTTATCATCAACAGTTATTTCTGCTCAAATTCAAGATAAAAAATTAGACAAATTAATTCAAGAAACCTTAACAACTTTCGATGTTCCTGGTATTTCTGTCGGAATTTTAAAAGACGGCGAAATTGTCTACGCAAAAGGTTATGGAGTTAGATCTCTAACCACAAAAAAAGACATGAACGAAAATACCTTGGTTGGTGTTGCTTCCAACAGTAAAGGTTTTACGTGTTTTGCGTTGGCAATGATGGTAGATGAAGGCAAATTAAATTGGGATGATAAAGTAAGAAAACACATTCCAGAATTTCAATTATATGATGCTTGGGTAACACAAGAATTTACGGTTAGAGATTTAGTCACACACAGAAGTGGAATGGCTTTAGGTGCAGGAGATTTAATGTTTTTCCCTGAAGGAAACGATTTTACAGTTACAGATGTAATTAACAATGTAAAGCACTTAAAACCAGAAAGTTCATTCCGCAGTAAATTTGCATATAACAACAATATGTTTATTATTGCTGGGGAAGTTTTAAAACGTGTAAGTGGACTTTCTTGGGAAGAATTTATCGAGCAAAAAATTATGAAACCTGTTGGCATGAACAACAGTAAAGCGTCTTACAACAGAGTTACAAACCGCACAAATATTATTGATGCACATACAAGAACTGAAGGAAAAGTAATTCAAATTCCACATGATTGGAGCGAAACTGCAAACGCTGCAGGAGGAATTGTAAGTAACGTAAAAGACATGCTTACTTGGGCGAAATTTTTAATGAATGATGCTGTTACTTCTGATGAAAAACGCTTATTAAGTTCAAATCAATTTCATGAACTTTGGCAATTGCAAACACCTTTAAAAGTGGGTAAAAATGATTGGTACAATTCTAATTTTAGAGGTTATGGTTTGGGTTGGTTTTTAACGGATGTAAAAGGCGGACACAAACAAGTATATCACACAGGTGGTTTGTTGGGAACTGTAACGCAATTTACCATGATTCCTGATTTAGATTTAGGAATTATTGTACTTACAAATCAAATGAATGGAAACGCATTTAATACGATTACAAACACGATTAAAGACAGCTATTTAGGTTATAAAGACAGAAATTGGATAAAAACCTATGGAGATAGAAATGCCAATTATTTAAAATATAACGACAGTATAAAAGCAAGTGTTTACAAGAAAGTTTCTTTAGCTAAAAACAATAAAAGTTTACCAAAACCGAGTCAGATTGTGGGGACTTATAACGATGCTTGGTTTGGCGATGTTATTATTTCTTTTGATGGAAATACATACACCATAAAAAGTAAAAGATCTACTGATATTTCTGGTGAATTATTACCTTACAACCATACAACATACGTTGCAAAATGGAACAATAGAAGTTTTGATGCAGATGTTTTTGTAAACTTTACTTTTGATGAAAAAGGAAACGCAACAAATGCAGTTATGAAATTCGTTGCACCAATTACTGATTTCAGTTTCGATTTCGAACATTTAAACCTTAAAAAAGTCAATTAA